The Etheostoma spectabile isolate EspeVRDwgs_2016 chromosome 1, UIUC_Espe_1.0, whole genome shotgun sequence genome has a segment encoding these proteins:
- the LOC116691994 gene encoding cell cycle exit and neuronal differentiation protein 1 → MEAKAKSGAPAPKAAPKAEKKEPVAPRKAEPAPPVPATPEPEHPPPQDGAAEDEAAAGDEAAASGTDSLEHLKPFFIGGAVIAVGAIFLGVLLLARRN, encoded by the coding sequence ATGGAAGCCAAGGCCAAGTCTGGGGCTCCAGCACCCAAGGCGGCACCTAAAGCAGAGAAGAAGGAGCCGGTCGCCCCACGCAAGGCTGAACCTGCCCCTCCAGTCCCTGCAACCCCTGAGCCCGAGCACCCTCCTCCCCAGGATGGGGCAGCAGAAGATGAAGCAGCAGCAGGTGACGAGGCTGCGGCCTCCGGCACAGACTCTCTGGAACACCTGAAACCCTTTTTCATAGGTGGTGCCGTTATTGCTGTAGGAGCCATCTTTCTGGGAGTGTTGCTACTTGCAAGGAGAAATTAA